One part of the Entelurus aequoreus isolate RoL-2023_Sb linkage group LG05, RoL_Eaeq_v1.1, whole genome shotgun sequence genome encodes these proteins:
- the LOC133650155 gene encoding myocilin-like: MWLQAALLGLTFLTLVSQLQAEDQASLRHANDAAGRCQYTFTVPSPQESGCSGRAETEGVLSRLTSLEALVSRLIARREMGADVEVGFQEGFSQLTGERNQLRQDKDRLKRQVQDLQARVRELSQETDGLRQSCKKTNTSADLRSHQELSGDRGHGFSNGAYQEMKAEVTEVPASRLLPGGNVSGCGEVLSVGDPVLHRKADGITGKYGVWLQDPEPRGTQYTNKTVWRIDTVGKDVRQLFAYEDMDQFSRGFPMKVFVLPEPVESTGATMYRGSLYYQRKRSRTLIRYDVASESLASRRDLPHAGFHGQYPYSWGGYTDIDLAVDERALWAIYSTSKAKGSIVLSQLDPESLEVKKSWETNIRKNTAANAFMACGRLYTVASYTAANTTLNHVYDTATRASRAISVPFKNQYGYNSMVDYNHQQRKLFAWDNFHMVTYHLRLAN, from the exons ATGTGGCTCCAAGCGGCTCTTCTGGGTCTGACCTTCCTCACGTTGGTCAGTCAACTCCAGGCTGAAGACCAGGCATCCCTGCGTCACGCTAACGATGCTGCGGGACGTTGCCAGTACACCTTCACCGTCCCCAGCCCGCAGGAGTCGGGCTGCAGCGGGAGAGCCGAGACGGAAGGAGTTCTGTCTCGGCTCACCTCGCTGGAGGCTCTGGTCAGCCGCCTGATCGCGAGGAGAGAGATGGGAGCTGACGTTGAGGTGGGCTTCCAGGAAGGTTTTTCCCAGCTGACAGGGGAAAGAAACCAGCTGCGCCAAGACAAGGACCGTCTGAAGAGACAGGTCCAGGACCTCCAGGCGAGGGTGAGAGAGCTCAGTCAGGAGACGGACGGCCTCAGGCAGAGCTGCAAGAAGACAAACACCTCAGCGGACCTGCGCAGTCACCAAGAACTGTCCGGCG ACCGTGGACATGGTTTTAGTAATGGTGCCTACCAGGAGATGAAGGCTGAGGTCACAGAGGTCCCAGCATCCCGCCTCCTTCCTGGTGGAAATGTCTCGG GTTGTGGTGAGGTGTTGTCGGTGGGAGATCCGGTGTTGCATAGGAAGGCCGACGGTATCACAGGGAAGTACGGAGTGTGGCTACAGGATCCTGAGCCCCGAGGCACGCAGTACACCAACAAGACGGTGTGGCGTATCGACACGGTGGGCAAAGATGTCCGTCAGCTGTTTGCGTACGAAGACATGGACCAGTTTTCTCGTGGTTTCCCCATGAAAGTGTTTGTCCTGCCGGAACCCGTGGAGAGCACGGGTGCAACCATGTACCGCGGCTCGCTCTACTACCAGCGCAAACGCAGCCGTACTCTCATCCGCTATGACGTGGCCTCCGAGAGCCTGGCATCACGCCGGGACCTACCTCACGCAGGCTTCCACGGCCAGTACCCCTACTCCTGGGGGGGCTACACCGACATCGACCTGGCGGTGGACGAGCGGGCTCTGTGGGCCATCTACAGCACCAGCAAAGCCAAAGGCAGCATTGTGCTCTCCCAGCTGGACCCTGAGAGCCTGGAGGTGAAGAAGAGCTGGGAGACCAACATCAGGAAGAACACGGCGGCCAACGCCTTCATGGCGTGTGGGCGTCTGTACACGGTGGCCAGCTACACCGCCGCCAACACCACCCTCAACCACGTCTACGACACCGCCACCCGGGCCAGCCGGGCCATCTCGGTGCCGTTCAAGAACCAGTACGGTTACAACAGCATGGTGGACTACAACCACCAGCAGAGGAAGCTGTTTGCCTGGGACAACTTCCACATGGTCACCTACCACCTGCGACTGGCCAACTGA